The following are encoded together in the Clostridium sp. BJN0013 genome:
- the eutC gene encoding ethanolamine ammonia-lyase subunit EutC: MDSNYEIYKRMKKSTNARICVGRAGTRYKTETLLKLRADHAVAMDAVWSHVDESIIDKLNFLKVQTMVKDKEQYIQRPDLGRKFSKETIEYIKNNCIRNPDVQIIAGDGLSSPAITVNLEDIYCIIIDGLKAKGYKIGTPIFVKYARVATMDKISEALDAKVTIILIGERPGLATGESMSSYMAYRSSTKKPESQRTVISNIHKSGTPPVEAGAQIVYLVDLMMKEKKSGIELRISSDMKLT; the protein is encoded by the coding sequence ATGGATAGCAATTATGAAATATATAAGCGTATGAAAAAATCAACAAATGCAAGAATTTGTGTGGGCAGGGCAGGAACTAGGTATAAAACTGAAACTCTTCTAAAATTGAGAGCAGATCATGCAGTGGCAATGGATGCAGTTTGGTCACATGTAGATGAAAGTATTATAGATAAGCTTAATTTTTTAAAGGTTCAAACCATGGTAAAAGATAAGGAACAGTATATACAAAGACCTGACCTTGGAAGAAAATTTTCCAAAGAAACTATAGAGTATATAAAGAATAACTGTATAAGGAATCCAGATGTTCAAATAATAGCTGGAGATGGATTAAGTTCCCCGGCTATTACAGTTAATTTAGAAGATATATACTGTATAATAATTGACGGACTTAAAGCAAAAGGATATAAAATAGGAACTCCTATATTTGTAAAATATGCCAGGGTAGCTACTATGGATAAAATAAGCGAGGCATTGGATGCGAAAGTTACCATTATCCTTATAGGTGAAAGACCCGGACTTGCAACAGGTGAAAGTATGAGCAGCTATATGGCTTATAGATCAAGTACTAAAAAGCCTGAATCTCAAAGAACTGTGATTTCAAATATACATAAAAGTGGTACTCCTCCAGTGGAAGCAGGGGCACAAATTGTATATTTGGTAGATTTGATGATGAAGGAAAAGAAAAGCGGTATTGAACTTAGGATATCAAGTGACATGAAATTAACTTAA
- a CDS encoding ethanolamine ammonia-lyase subunit EutB, translating to MNLKTILFNKVYKFKDIKDLLAKANEKKSGDALAGIAACSTSERIAAKIVLADITLEDLRNNPVVPYEKDEVTRIIQDSIDKFAYNKIKHMTVGELREFILSAKERDIKLIRDGLTAEMISAVTKLMSNMDLIYAAQKICNTACCNTKIGERGTLSSRLQPNHPTDDIEGIMASVMEGLSYGIGDAVIGLNPVNDSIDSVYRILCKFKEFTSEWHIPTQNCVLSHVTTQMEVLKRGAPMDLMFQSIAGSEISNRSFGINTALMDEAYFLMRENKYSKGANFMYFETGQGSELSSDGNNGADQLTMEARCYGFAKRYNPFLVNTVVGFIGPEYLYDGSQVIRAGLEDHFMGKLTGLPMGVDVCYTNHMKAEQNDMDNLAMLLTNANCAYFMGIPCADDVMLMYQSTSYHDIATLREITGKTPIKEFERRLEQLGILQNGKLTDIAGDASLFLKKSMV from the coding sequence ATGAATTTAAAGACTATTTTATTTAATAAAGTATACAAATTTAAGGATATAAAAGATTTACTGGCTAAGGCCAATGAAAAAAAATCTGGAGATGCCCTTGCAGGAATTGCAGCCTGCAGCACTTCAGAGAGAATTGCTGCAAAAATTGTATTGGCAGATATAACTTTAGAAGATCTTAGAAATAATCCCGTTGTTCCCTATGAAAAAGATGAAGTAACAAGAATTATACAAGATTCCATAGATAAGTTTGCTTACAATAAAATAAAGCATATGACAGTGGGAGAACTTAGAGAGTTTATATTGAGTGCCAAAGAAAGAGATATAAAATTAATAAGAGATGGATTAACTGCGGAAATGATTTCCGCAGTGACAAAACTTATGAGCAATATGGATCTTATATATGCTGCACAGAAAATTTGTAATACCGCATGCTGTAATACTAAAATTGGAGAAAGAGGAACTCTTTCTTCAAGACTTCAGCCAAACCATCCAACGGATGATATAGAGGGAATAATGGCATCGGTTATGGAAGGACTAAGTTATGGTATAGGTGATGCCGTAATTGGATTGAATCCTGTAAATGACAGCATAGATAGTGTATACAGAATTTTGTGTAAATTTAAGGAGTTTACTTCTGAATGGCATATTCCAACTCAAAATTGTGTACTTTCCCATGTAACTACCCAAATGGAAGTTTTAAAGAGGGGAGCACCTATGGACTTGATGTTTCAAAGCATAGCGGGCTCAGAAATATCCAACAGGAGTTTTGGCATAAATACTGCCCTTATGGATGAGGCCTACTTCCTTATGAGAGAAAATAAGTATTCAAAGGGAGCAAATTTTATGTATTTTGAAACGGGACAGGGTTCAGAACTTTCCTCGGATGGAAACAATGGTGCGGATCAACTTACCATGGAAGCCAGGTGCTATGGTTTTGCTAAAAGGTATAATCCATTTTTAGTAAATACAGTGGTAGGATTTATAGGTCCTGAATATTTGTATGATGGAAGTCAGGTTATAAGGGCGGGACTTGAAGATCACTTTATGGGTAAACTTACGGGATTGCCTATGGGAGTTGATGTATGCTACACAAACCATATGAAGGCAGAACAAAATGACATGGATAATCTAGCAATGCTTTTAACAAATGCTAATTGTGCTTACTTTATGGGAATTCCCTGTGCTGATGATGTAATGCTTATGTACCAATCTACAAGTTATCATGATATTGCAACTCTTAGAGAAATTACAGGTAAAACTCCCATTAAAGAATTTGAAAGAAGATTGGAACAGCTGGGTATTTTACAAAATGGAAAGCTTACAGATATAGCGGGAGATGCTTCATTGTTTTTAAAAAAATCAATGGTCTAG
- a CDS encoding ethanolamine ammonia-lyase reactivating factor EutA, whose amino-acid sequence MLSVGIDIGTTTTQVIFSEITIQNTAGSFFVPKVKIVDKRITYKGKIYFTPLVSRKSINLEKLKSIIQQEYNRANVKKEHISTGAIIITGETARKENAQQVLNILSDFAGDFVVATAGADLESILAAYGAGAYKVSKNISGKVVNFDIGGGTTNACVFDEGKIVDSFALHIGGKLIEFDDSGNVIYISEKIERLLESLNLNIIIGSKPKFCDLNMLVSKFADIIFKIGSNINLSSEERELFIQHKNKELTAQIFMFSGGVAEFIYSDYEVNTLQDTLKYKDIGPLLGVYIRGILKEGKYKFLEPKEKIRATVIGAGSHSIKISGSTIIFDEDILPIKNIPIIKIKDDLLEDQDVMYEYVSEKIKLYDDSMVAISFKGPLSPSYRQIQLMAGGIIKCFKIIKDYPIIVVVENDFAKALGQTIKAGCNFSRKVICIDGISTDNGDYIDIGKSVGGIIPVAVKTLIFNN is encoded by the coding sequence ATATTAAGTGTAGGAATTGACATTGGTACCACCACTACACAAGTTATATTTAGTGAAATCACAATACAAAATACAGCAGGTTCTTTTTTTGTACCAAAAGTTAAAATTGTAGATAAAAGAATAACTTATAAAGGTAAAATATACTTTACCCCACTGGTATCCAGAAAAAGCATAAATTTAGAAAAGCTAAAATCTATAATACAGCAGGAATATAATAGAGCCAATGTGAAAAAAGAACACATTTCTACCGGGGCAATAATAATAACCGGGGAAACTGCAAGGAAAGAAAATGCACAGCAGGTTTTAAATATTCTTTCAGACTTTGCAGGGGATTTTGTAGTGGCAACTGCCGGGGCTGATCTGGAATCAATACTGGCAGCATATGGGGCTGGAGCTTATAAGGTTTCTAAAAATATTTCCGGAAAAGTTGTAAATTTTGATATAGGAGGTGGTACAACTAATGCATGTGTGTTTGATGAAGGAAAAATAGTGGATTCCTTTGCCCTGCATATAGGGGGAAAGTTAATTGAATTTGATGACAGCGGTAATGTAATTTACATATCTGAAAAGATAGAAAGGCTGCTGGAAAGCTTAAATTTAAATATCATTATTGGCAGCAAGCCTAAATTTTGTGATTTAAATATGCTTGTAAGTAAATTTGCAGATATTATTTTTAAAATTGGAAGTAACATAAATTTATCTTCAGAAGAAAGGGAGCTTTTTATCCAGCATAAAAATAAAGAATTGACGGCACAAATATTTATGTTTTCAGGAGGGGTTGCGGAATTTATATATAGTGATTATGAGGTAAATACACTGCAGGATACTTTAAAGTACAAAGATATAGGACCACTTCTAGGAGTGTATATAAGAGGCATTTTAAAGGAAGGCAAATATAAATTTTTGGAGCCAAAGGAAAAAATAAGGGCCACAGTAATAGGGGCAGGAAGCCATTCTATAAAAATAAGCGGAAGTACCATAATTTTTGATGAAGACATACTGCCAATAAAAAATATACCTATTATAAAGATAAAGGATGATTTGTTGGAAGACCAAGATGTGATGTATGAATATGTATCAGAAAAAATTAAGCTGTATGATGATTCTATGGTGGCCATTTCCTTTAAGGGACCATTAAGCCCTTCTTATAGGCAAATACAGCTAATGGCTGGAGGAATAATAAAATGTTTTAAAATTATAAAGGATTACCCAATTATAGTTGTGGTAGAAAATGATTTTGCAAAGGCACTTGGACAGACAATAAAAGCTGGGTGTAATTTTTCTAGAAAAGTAATATGTATAGACGGAATTTCCACTGACAACGGAGATTATATAGATATTGGAAAATCTGTAGGGGGAATTATACCTGTTGCTGTGAAAACTTTAATATTTAACAATTAA
- a CDS encoding Uma2 family endonuclease — MNLPEKKFITIDEFYKMKEETDDILEYIDGVVYMSPSPSIKHQRVSGRLYVKLFDFLEGRECEVFSAPYNVQLHSEEFEGDRVVIPDISVICDKTGIEDNKYVGIPTLIMEIVSPSNQSNDLVVKLNLYMKYGVKEYWIVNPIINTVQIYSLNDDGLYDQLDVVKNSGSIASSIFTGFTVDVEELF; from the coding sequence ATGAATTTACCAGAGAAAAAATTCATTACTATTGATGAATTTTATAAAATGAAGGAAGAAACTGATGATATATTAGAATATATCGATGGAGTTGTATATATGTCTCCTTCACCATCTATAAAACATCAAAGAGTATCAGGTAGATTATATGTTAAATTATTTGATTTTTTAGAGGGAAGGGAATGTGAAGTATTTTCAGCACCTTACAATGTACAGCTGCATAGTGAAGAGTTTGAAGGAGATAGAGTAGTAATACCAGATATTTCGGTTATTTGTGATAAAACCGGTATAGAAGACAATAAATATGTTGGTATACCTACTCTTATAATGGAAATAGTATCACCTTCTAATCAATCAAATGACTTGGTGGTAAAACTAAACTTATATATGAAATATGGTGTTAAAGAATATTGGATTGTAAATCCTATAATTAATACGGTGCAAATATATAGCCTTAATGATGATGGATTATATGATCAACTTGATGTTGTTAAAAATAGTGGTAGTATAGCATCCAGTATTTTTACTGGATTTACTGTAGATGTAGAAGAGTTGTTTTAA
- the eat gene encoding ethanolamine permease — protein sequence MQSELKKTLSPFQLWAIIVGMVISGMYFGWNNALAFAGPVGFIIAIVIVTIFYTAFMFSYAELSTAIPDAGGSAEYATRAMGRFGGFLAGFSSVVEFLFATPAIAISIGAYVHFIIPAVPITAAALVSYGIFVIINCGGVKTAAIIETVVTIVAIVGLVIFAGASFTHIDITRIVGQGAFRGGVGGVFNAIPFAIWFYLAAEGGAMSAEECKNPKKDVPKGFILAILTLVVLALVTFVCTAGVMDAKALGSTDSPLPDALDVIYGKGNAFSKLMSFIGLFGLIASLHGIIIGYSRQIFAMSRSRYLPKFLSKVNSKASPVAATIIPSLIGMLFVLLNSTAVIIVISSFGAIALHAVSMAALLILRKKEPDLERPYKVSITLPIISLVLDVILLVTVGYSNISTVSFVIGAYVLAIIYYFVYSRFTEVSSEKEVSQKITEQDRAI from the coding sequence ATGCAAAGTGAATTAAAGAAGACATTATCACCATTTCAACTTTGGGCTATTATAGTTGGTATGGTTATATCAGGTATGTATTTTGGATGGAATAATGCATTGGCATTTGCAGGACCGGTGGGGTTTATAATAGCAATAGTAATTGTAACTATTTTTTATACTGCTTTTATGTTCAGTTATGCAGAACTTTCCACTGCTATACCTGATGCAGGAGGGTCTGCCGAATATGCAACTAGGGCTATGGGAAGATTTGGAGGTTTTTTGGCAGGCTTTTCTTCTGTAGTTGAATTTTTATTTGCTACGCCAGCTATAGCTATATCTATTGGCGCCTATGTTCATTTTATAATACCGGCTGTACCAATAACTGCGGCTGCCCTTGTATCTTACGGGATTTTTGTGATTATAAATTGTGGGGGAGTTAAAACTGCGGCTATTATTGAGACTGTAGTTACTATTGTTGCCATTGTAGGACTTGTAATATTTGCAGGTGCCAGTTTTACCCACATTGATATTACAAGAATAGTAGGACAGGGTGCTTTCCGTGGAGGGGTTGGAGGCGTATTTAATGCTATACCATTTGCCATATGGTTCTATTTAGCTGCAGAAGGAGGGGCAATGTCTGCAGAAGAATGTAAAAATCCAAAGAAAGATGTACCTAAGGGCTTTATACTTGCCATACTTACTCTTGTAGTGCTGGCACTTGTTACTTTTGTATGTACTGCAGGAGTAATGGATGCTAAGGCACTTGGTTCGACTGATTCACCTCTTCCTGATGCACTTGATGTAATATATGGAAAAGGAAATGCATTTTCTAAATTGATGAGTTTTATAGGACTTTTTGGGCTTATAGCCAGTCTTCATGGAATAATAATTGGGTATTCAAGACAGATATTCGCAATGTCCAGGTCAAGATATTTACCTAAATTTTTATCAAAAGTAAATTCGAAAGCCTCACCTGTAGCGGCAACAATTATACCAAGTCTTATAGGAATGCTATTTGTACTTTTAAATAGTACCGCAGTAATTATAGTGATTTCAAGTTTTGGAGCTATTGCACTTCATGCAGTGAGTATGGCTGCACTGTTAATTTTAAGAAAAAAAGAACCTGATTTAGAAAGACCATATAAAGTTTCGATTACACTTCCTATAATATCTCTTGTACTTGATGTAATTTTACTTGTGACTGTTGGGTATTCAAATATATCAACTGTATCTTTTGTAATAGGTGCTTATGTACTGGCCATCATATATTATTTTGTGTATTCAAGATTTACTGAAGTATCATCAGAAAAGGAGGTATCACAAAAAATTACAGAACAGGATAGGGCAATTTAA
- a CDS encoding UvrB/UvrC motif-containing protein: MDLKEKIEKLPSSPGVYLMKDSLNSVIYVGKSKNLKSRVASYFQNSRSHTPKVLKLVKNLRDFDYILTDTEFEALMLECKLIKQIKPIYNRQMKNTQSYCYIKINQKYPDIKISNEYVKNDGNLYFGPYSSRNTVERGIQGIKECCKIFCSNNFQKASCCLNYSLGLCLGMCLGSTEKKQYSSIFDKIINLLNGTDKSIIEEMEYNMNKASEKFNFESAAKYRDYISAVNYLLNKAKISKFTKKNKNIALLEYLEYNSVKFFLIKGNKVIFSKKCYLENINFQKLKSFLKSNILFYFNNKTIKKSTELHKEKMDESQIIYSYLKSKSVNRTYIVISSKWLNNPNDTSIDKAINKLLFSISH, from the coding sequence ATGGATTTAAAAGAAAAAATTGAAAAACTTCCTTCTTCTCCTGGCGTATACCTCATGAAGGATTCCCTTAATAGTGTTATATATGTAGGAAAATCAAAGAATCTAAAAAGCAGAGTTGCATCATATTTTCAAAATTCAAGATCACATACTCCAAAAGTTCTAAAGTTAGTCAAAAACCTAAGAGATTTTGACTATATACTTACAGATACAGAATTTGAAGCCCTTATGCTGGAATGTAAATTAATAAAACAAATAAAGCCTATATATAACAGACAAATGAAGAATACCCAATCTTATTGCTATATAAAGATTAACCAGAAATATCCTGATATTAAAATCTCCAATGAATATGTAAAAAATGACGGAAATCTTTATTTTGGACCATACTCAAGTAGAAACACAGTAGAACGAGGCATTCAAGGCATAAAGGAATGCTGCAAAATATTTTGCAGCAACAATTTCCAAAAAGCTTCATGCTGTTTAAATTATTCTTTAGGCTTATGTTTAGGTATGTGCTTAGGCAGTACTGAAAAAAAACAGTACTCCTCTATTTTTGATAAAATAATAAATCTGCTTAACGGCACTGATAAAAGTATTATTGAAGAAATGGAATACAACATGAATAAAGCATCAGAGAAATTTAATTTTGAAAGTGCCGCTAAATATAGAGATTATATAAGTGCAGTAAATTATCTGCTAAATAAAGCCAAAATCTCTAAATTCACAAAAAAGAATAAGAATATAGCTTTGCTGGAATATTTGGAATATAATAGTGTGAAATTTTTTCTTATTAAAGGAAATAAAGTTATTTTTAGTAAAAAATGTTATTTGGAAAACATTAATTTTCAAAAATTGAAATCTTTTTTGAAAAGTAATATTTTATTCTATTTTAATAATAAAACTATAAAAAAGTCCACAGAACTCCATAAGGAAAAAATGGACGAATCTCAAATAATCTACTCCTATTTAAAAAGTAAATCCGTCAACCGTACATATATTGTGATTTCTTCCAAATGGCTTAATAATCCAAATGATACAAGTATAGATAAGGCTATTAATAAATTATTATTTTCTATATCCCATTAG
- a CDS encoding histidine kinase N-terminal domain-containing protein: MLRKLCRTYTNLSQEDIKILENMEKYLQSVSNLVKADIFIDCLTRESGTAIVVSEAKPSNSISLYRGTVVGELALMKNEPAALRTLQIGMGTSDLKAITQENKVVKQNTVPIKNSEDKVIGVLIMEKDITEDLSKNRNMEILSETTEQLSQTLMNLKSPELSNTVDFNLINDAVIIFNECGISIYANHIAEDIYIKLGYKDKIVGMKFDNLVLSKTSFSKILKENNSILSEVSIGNFSLQIKYAVLKKNNSICGVVMLIKDITDIKEKEKQLILKAVAIREIHHRVKNNLQTIASILRLQSRRINNEEAKKAFKESIGRILSIAATHEVLAQNGIDDVDIKNILSKIKDNAIRNFIQCNKQIDIKFIGDSFYVDSDKATSIAIVLNELLQNSLQHAFVDKNEGFIEIIIKKGIMYSNISVIDSGKGFDINLVKNESLGLDIVKSIVKDKLNGDINIDSSKSGTKAVFCFKN; the protein is encoded by the coding sequence ATGCTTAGAAAATTGTGCAGGACATACACAAACTTATCCCAGGAAGATATAAAAATTTTAGAAAATATGGAAAAGTATCTTCAAAGTGTATCCAATCTAGTTAAAGCGGATATTTTTATTGACTGTCTAACCAGAGAATCAGGAACTGCCATTGTAGTTTCGGAAGCTAAGCCTTCAAATTCCATATCTCTATATAGGGGAACAGTAGTGGGTGAACTTGCTTTAATGAAAAATGAACCAGCTGCACTTAGAACGCTTCAGATAGGCATGGGAACTTCAGATTTAAAGGCAATTACCCAGGAAAATAAAGTAGTAAAACAAAATACGGTACCTATTAAAAATAGTGAGGATAAAGTAATAGGTGTGCTTATAATGGAAAAAGACATAACTGAGGATTTAAGTAAAAATAGAAATATGGAAATATTGTCTGAAACCACAGAACAGTTAAGTCAGACACTCATGAATTTAAAGAGTCCAGAACTATCTAATACTGTAGATTTTAATCTGATTAATGATGCTGTTATTATATTTAATGAGTGTGGAATTTCTATTTATGCTAACCATATTGCAGAGGATATTTACATAAAACTTGGTTATAAAGATAAGATTGTGGGAATGAAATTTGATAACCTTGTTTTAAGTAAAACCAGTTTTTCCAAAATATTAAAAGAGAATAATTCTATATTATCTGAAGTTTCAATAGGAAATTTTTCGCTGCAGATAAAGTATGCTGTTCTTAAAAAAAATAATAGTATATGTGGTGTTGTTATGTTAATTAAGGACATAACAGATATAAAAGAAAAAGAAAAGCAGCTTATTCTAAAAGCTGTGGCAATAAGAGAAATACATCATAGAGTTAAGAATAATCTTCAAACTATAGCAAGTATTTTAAGGCTGCAATCCAGGAGGATAAATAACGAAGAAGCTAAAAAAGCCTTTAAAGAGAGCATAGGCAGAATACTTAGTATAGCTGCAACTCATGAGGTGCTGGCACAAAACGGAATTGATGATGTGGATATAAAAAATATACTATCCAAAATTAAAGATAATGCCATTAGAAACTTTATTCAATGCAATAAACAAATAGATATAAAATTTATTGGAGATAGTTTTTATGTGGACTCGGACAAGGCTACATCTATAGCTATAGTGTTAAATGAATTACTTCAAAATTCCCTTCAGCATGCTTTTGTAGATAAAAATGAAGGATTTATAGAGATAATTATAAAAAAAGGTATTATGTATTCCAATATATCAGTTATTGACAGTGGAAAAGGATTTGATATAAATCTAGTTAAAAATGAAAGCTTGGGACTGGACATTGTAAAAAGTATAGTAAAGGATAAATTAAATGGGGATATAAATATTGATTCAAGTAAAAGCGGGACAAAAGCAGTTTTTTGCTTTAAAAATTAA
- a CDS encoding ANTAR domain-containing response regulator: protein MQDKIVLAEDEPITRMDIFEILTCCGYNVVGKASDGLEAVELCRINRPNLVIMDIKMPNLDGIQAAKIIAKENLADAIVMLTAYSGKEFMDKVKEVGAIGYVVKPIDERNLIPQIEIAISKSKEIKNIKDEAACAKQKIEDMKVIYRAKEMLMDRYSIKEEDAYKRIRKLSMDRQCSILNTSRSLIRGYER, encoded by the coding sequence ATGCAAGACAAGATAGTGCTTGCGGAAGATGAACCCATTACTAGAATGGATATTTTTGAAATACTTACATGTTGTGGATATAATGTGGTTGGAAAAGCCTCTGATGGACTTGAAGCTGTTGAATTGTGCAGGATAAATAGGCCAAATCTAGTCATTATGGATATAAAGATGCCAAACCTGGATGGCATACAGGCTGCTAAAATTATAGCAAAGGAAAATTTGGCAGATGCTATAGTTATGCTTACAGCTTATAGCGGAAAAGAATTTATGGATAAGGTAAAAGAAGTTGGTGCTATAGGGTATGTTGTAAAACCTATAGATGAAAGAAATTTAATTCCACAAATTGAAATTGCCATATCAAAAAGTAAGGAAATAAAAAACATTAAAGATGAGGCAGCTTGCGCCAAGCAAAAAATTGAAGATATGAAGGTAATATATAGAGCTAAAGAGATGTTAATGGACAGGTATTCTATAAAAGAAGAAGATGCCTATAAGAGAATAAGAAAGCTTAGCATGGATAGGCAGTGCTCTATTTTAAACACTTCAAGAAGTTTAATAAGAGGATATGAAAGGTAG
- a CDS encoding MarR family winged helix-turn-helix transcriptional regulator has protein sequence MNDKAQTLIKLTNNIYRCTQVYIDKKLKKYNLTTGTYPYLLVLSKKEGISQSDISRELNVDKSMSARTIKRLISLGYIKKEENKEDIRAYKLYITDKAKAIIPEIIETIHNWIDILIYGNDEKDIKISIEFLEQVLENGKKYREKNCERMKKN, from the coding sequence TTGAATGATAAAGCACAAACTTTAATTAAGTTAACTAACAATATATATAGATGTACCCAGGTTTATATTGATAAAAAACTAAAAAAATATAATCTTACTACAGGTACATACCCATATTTACTTGTATTGAGTAAAAAAGAAGGTATAAGCCAAAGTGACATAAGCAGAGAACTTAATGTAGATAAATCCATGTCTGCAAGAACCATTAAAAGATTAATATCACTGGGTTATATAAAAAAAGAGGAAAATAAGGAAGATATAAGAGCATATAAACTCTATATAACGGATAAAGCAAAAGCTATAATTCCTGAAATTATAGAAACTATTCATAATTGGATTGATATTTTAATATATGGAAATGATGAAAAGGACATAAAAATATCTATAGAATTTTTAGAACAAGTTTTAGAAAATGGGAAAAAATATAGGGAGAAAAACTGCGAAAGGATGAAAAAGAATTGA